GGCTTCCTGTCGCAGGCAGAGCGCGACATCACCGGCCTGTCGCTGTCGTCACTGGCCAACATCGCCCAAGCCGTCGGCGTGGCGGTGAGCGAGCTGTTCGAATCCCCGCGCCAGGACGCCCCCGACTCCCACGAAGGCCAGCGCCAGAGCTACACCGTCGCCAACATGCCACAACGCTACGAGCGGCTGACCACCACCTACAGCGGCAGCGTGCTGAACGCCGTCAAGCTGACACTCCCCCCCGGCTATCGCTCGGAGGTGGTCGCCCACAGCGGCGACGAGTTTGTCTATGTACTGAGCGGCACCGTCATCTATCAGGTCAACGGCCGTGACTATGTGCTGACCCCAGGCGATTCGCTGCACTTTGATCCGCAACAGAAACACGCCATCCGCAATGACGGCAACAGTAGCACCGAGGTGATTTCGGTTGGCACCTT
The nucleotide sequence above comes from Vogesella indigofera. Encoded proteins:
- a CDS encoding helix-turn-helix domain-containing protein yields the protein MSEETLGQRLRRYRRASGKTLVQVAKEAGLSAGFLSQAERDITGLSLSSLANIAQAVGVAVSELFESPRQDAPDSHEGQRQSYTVANMPQRYERLTTTYSGSVLNAVKLTLPPGYRSEVVAHSGDEFVYVLSGTVIYQVNGRDYVLTPGDSLHFDPQQKHAIRNDGNSSTEVISVGTLQLFDTDDKQHD